From Apium graveolens cultivar Ventura chromosome 9, ASM990537v1, whole genome shotgun sequence, the proteins below share one genomic window:
- the LOC141687432 gene encoding uncharacterized protein LOC141687432, producing MDFKLDPFDDIVSDNAAKTARPSGKFRPKAKPKLRKESSASGQSTGCSQAIIVPENERKNAPENSVDGIVVVPLPEDNRSSGLRNHPTEHLSDNEKGDTGSFPEVSDGFLSQNTVLTETQTTYAKISRKDEFILSTARVDHGLRPCNTNSFRLAPELPISLDPLIHKEFTPNTAEDFQEGNSSPCLETLSNPDDVPSVPFQTVDLDESSLPTNVPATDRGQGTTNMGLGHSVNHHRPSTSGQGEEQRRSLKRRGKQIHIYRLVDELEEDLETCKFPAEYPRGSSVNEDDHSDKEYQMEDERQNKKLSGKSKKPVRNQEKANEVSVPLTKKPSKKFSHSTRKRGRFEKGWLKTTEDEIEISDLSLKDIIVLGEYRELTARKNQETSQAPVMNQSNAKSSSGYCEDDDVFASEQGQESNDEQEKIAVEDNGTYFNYHTNMKKAARGRWTNHDTELFYKGLQQFGTDLTMIAQLFPGRTRNHIKLKYKNEERKHPMRFHDALINRSKGHSQFEQIVNRIKKAVAKRRQNFDTDDLDGLSGEERNEMPPGTNEVPKHERLDQSEVEHKEDDMPEATDPVESVESTDSEDDEERWSRFRSDL from the exons ATGGATTTCAAACTGGATCCATTTGATGATATTGTCTCTGACAATGCTGCGAAAACTG CTAGGCCTAGTGGCAAGTTTCGACCGAAGGCCAAACCGAAACTAAGAAAGGAATCATCTGCGTCAGGCCAATCCACAGGGTGCAGTCAGGCTATAATCGTTCCAGAGAATGAACGTAAAAATGCCCCAGAAAATAGTGTAGATGGCATTGTAGTAGTTCCTTTACCAGAAGATAATAGAAGTTCTGGATTACGAAACCACCCTACAGAACATCTTTCAGATAACGAG AAAGGCGATACAGGCTCTTTTCCGGAAGTGTCAGATGGTTTTCTTTCTCAAAATACAGTACTAACTG AGACACAAACCACCTATGCTAAAATTTCCAGGAAGGATGAATTTATATTAAGTACAGCACGTGTAGATCATGGACTGCGGCCATGCAACACTAATAGTTTTCGCTTAGCTCCTGAACTTCCTATATCTCTTGATCCATTGATCCACAAGGAATTTACTCCCAACACAGCCGAAGATTTTCAA GAAGGAAACAGTTCTCCGTGCCTGGAAACTCTTTCTAACCCAGATGATGTTCCATCAGTACCTTTTCAAACTGTTGACTTGGATGAAAGCTCACTTCCTACAAATGTTCCAGCTACTGAT AGGGGACAAGGAACAACAAACATGGGGTTGGGCCATTCTGTCAATCACCATCGGCCCTCCACATCGGGTCAAGGGGAGGAACAACGTAGATCTTTGAAGCGCCGTGGAAAACAGATTCATATATATCGATTAGTAGATGAGCTTGAGGAAGATCTTGAAACTTGTAAGTTTCCAGCTGAATATCCTAGAGGTTCTTCTGTAAATGAAGACGACCATTCTGACAAAGAATATCAAATGGAAGATGAACGCCAGAATAAAAAATTAAGTGGAAAGTCTAAGAAACCTGTTCGAAATCAAGAGAAAGCAAATGAAGTGTCAGTTCCGTTGACCAAAAAACCATCGAAGAAGTTCTCGCACTCAACTCGTAAACGTGGACGATTTG AGAAGGGCTGGCTTAAAACCACAGAGGATGAGATTGAAATCTCAGACTTGTCGCTTAAGGATATAATTGTTCTTGGGGAGTACAGGGAGTTGACAGCG AGAAAAAATCAAGAGACATCACAAGCGCCAGTTATGAATCAGAG CAATGCTAAGTCTTCTTCTGGTTATTGCGAAGATGATGATGTTTTTGCTTCTGAACAAGGACAAGAGTCTAATGACGAACAAGAAAAAATTGCAGTTGAAGATAATGGTACCTACTTTAACTACCATACTAATATGAAGAAAGCAGCGCGTGGAAGATGGACAAATCATGATACTGAGTTGTTCTACAAG GGTCTGCAGCAATTTGGAACCGACCTAACAATGATAGCTCAACTTTTCCCTGGTCGCACTCGTAATCATATAAAACTGAAATACAAAAATGAAGAGCGAAAACACCCTATGAGATTTCATGATGCTCTCATTAATCGGTCTAAAG GTCATTCCCAATTTGAGCAAATTGTTAACCGGATCAAGAAAGCTGTTGCAAAGCGAAGGCAGAACTTCGACACAGATGACCTGGATGGTTTATCAGGGGAAGAGCGGAATGAGATGCCTCCTGGAACCAAT GAGGTACCAAAGCATGAGAGGCTGGATCAGAGTGAAGTCGAGCACAAGGAAGATGATATGCCTGAAGCTACAGATCCAGTAGAGTCTGTAGAGTCTACAGACAGTGAAGACGATGAAGAAAGATGGAGTCGATTCAGAAGTGACTTGTAA